Proteins encoded within one genomic window of Arachis ipaensis cultivar K30076 chromosome B08, Araip1.1, whole genome shotgun sequence:
- the LOC107612991 gene encoding LOW QUALITY PROTEIN: dicarboxylate transporter 1, chloroplastic-like (The sequence of the model RefSeq protein was modified relative to this genomic sequence to represent the inferred CDS: inserted 2 bases in 1 codon; added 74 bases not found in genome assembly), translating to MASSVALTTAFYTLPPLRQRSSSHHHLTPPLSYPLKRHRFTPPLQHSFNVNTKHNWSRKKLSNVSSTVRASAAGASVNPAPAPAWQGAAIKPLLASIATGVILWFAPVPSGLSKNAWQLLAIFLATIVGIITQPLPLGAVALLGLGISVLTKTLTFAAAFSGFGDPIPWLICFAFFFAKGFIKTGLGNRVAYQFVSLFGSSSLGLGYSLVFSEALLAPAIPSVSARAGGIFLPLVKSLCAACGSNPGDGTERRLGAWLSLTCFQTSVISSAMFLTGMAANPLCANLTQSSINQTIGWLDWARAAIVPGLVSLVLVPLILYIIYPPTLKSSPDAPKLARQKLQSMGPMSSNEKIMTATLLLTVGLWVFGGVLNIDAXVAWDTLTWFAALIAMAAYLNKYGLIAWFSQTVVKFVGGLGLSWQLSFGILVLLYFYSHYFFASGAAHIGAMFTAFLSVATALGTPPFFGAMVLSFLSNLMGGLTHYGIGSAPVFYGANYVPLAQWWGYGLLISIVNIFIWLGLGGVWWKVIGLW from the exons CCACCTAACTCCACCACTCTCCTATCCTCTAAAACGCCACCGGTTCACTCCGCCGCTCCAACACTCCTTTAACGTCAACACCAAACACAATTGGAGCAGGAAAAAACTATCCAACGTAAGTAGCACAGTCAGAGCTTCAGCTGCCGGAGCTTCTGTAAATCCGGCACCAGCACCGGCATGGCAAGGAGCAGCCATAAAGCCTCTCCTAGCTTCCATAGCAACTGGAGTTATCCTCTGGTTTGCTCCCGTACCTAGCGGCCTGTCGAAAAACGCTTGGCAGCTGCTGGCAATTTTCCTGGCCACTATCGTCGGAATCATCACTCAACCACTGCCACTTGGTGCAGTGGCGCTGTTAGGCCTCGGCATCTCTGTCCTCACCAAAACCTTGACGTTCGCGGCGGCATTCTCAGGTTTCGGCGATCCCATCCCCTGGCTCATCTGCTTCGCTTTCTTCTTCGCCAAAGGATTCATCAAGACCGGCCTCGGAAACCGCGTCGCCTACCAGTTCGTCTCCCTCTTCGGTAGCTCCTCGCTAGGGTTAGGTTACAGCCTAGTGTTCAGCGAGGCCTTGCTTGCGCCAGCTATTCCATCAGTTTCAGCGAGAGCCGGCGGGATCTTCCTGCCGCTGGTGAAGTCTCTGTGCGCCGCGTGTGGTAGCAACCCCGGCGACGGAACAGAGAGGAGGCTAGGTGCGTGGTTATCGCTGACGTGTTTCCAAACTTCGGTAATATCTTCGGCTATGTTCCTGACCGGGATGGCGGCTAACCCTCTGTGCGCAAATCTGACTCAGAGCTCAATCAATCAAACAATTGGTTGGTTGGATTGGGCCAGAGCCGCCATTGTTCCGGGTTTAGTGTCGTTGGTGTTAGTCCCTTTGATATTATACATCATTTACCCGCCAACTCTGAAATCAAGCCCCGATGCTCCCAAGCTTGCGCGTCAGAAGTTGCAGAGCATGGGTCCTATGTCTTCTAATGAGAAGATTATGACTGCTACCTTACTTCTTACG GTGGGACTTTGGGTGTTCGGAGGGGTTCTTAACATAGATGC AGTTGCATGGGATACTCTCACTTGGTTTGCTGCTCTCATTGCAATGGCTGCCTACTTGAATAAATATGGCCTCATTGCTTGGTTCAGCCAAACTGTAGTCAAg TTTGTGGGAGGATTAGGTCTGTCATGGCAACTATCATTTGGGATTCTAGTACTTTTGTATTTCTACTCGCATTACTTCTTTGCAAGTGGAGCTGCTCATATTGGTGCCATGTTCACTGCCTTCCTCTCTGTCGCCACTGCGCTGGGGACTCCTCCATTCTTTGGAGCCATGGTGCTGTCATTCCTGTCCAATCTCATGGGTGGCCTTACCCACTATGGAATTGGCTCAGCTCCTGTTTTCTATGGAGCCAACTATGTGCCCCTTGCTCAATGGTGGGGCTATGGCCTGCTTATTAGTATCGTTAATATTTTTATCTGGCTGGGTCTTGGGGGTGTTTGGTGGAAAGTCATTGGCTTGTGGTAA
- the LOC107612990 gene encoding protein DETOXIFICATION 42, with translation MAEKQKPSSSTSSGDWRRIPLCTFFKDTRQVFKLDSLGREILSIALPAAMALTADPIASLVDTAFIGRIGAVELAAVGVSIALFNQVSRIAIFPLVSCTTSFVAEEDSITGASPPVDESETMEAGPPSDAETKEFLPQKGTIVGSIQKLDLAGESFDTVEEAQQKKRHIPSASSAIFIGGILGLIQAVLLISAAKPLLNFMGVASDSPMLHPAQRYLTLRSLGAPAVLLSLAMQGVFRGFKDTRTPLYATVAGDVTNIALDPLFMFVFRLGVSGAAIAHVISQYLISVILLWRLMEQVDLIPPSIKHLRFDRFLRNGFLLLMRVIAVTFCVTLAASLAARHGSTSMAAFQVCLQIWLAVSLLADGLAVAGQAILAGAFANKDYEKATTTASRVLQMGLVLGVGLAFILGTGLHFGAKLFTEDVKVLHLIRMGIPFVALTQPLNSLAFVFDGVNFGASDFAYSAFSMIVVAIISIVCLLIMSSAGGFIGIWIALTIYMSLRAFAGFLRIGTGSGPWEFLWR, from the exons ATGGCTGAGAAGCAGAAACCGTCTTCCTCAACATCATCAGGGGATTGGAGGAGAATACCACTTTGCACTTTCTTTAAGGATACCAG ACAAGTTTTCAAATTAGATAGTCTTGGTCGTGAAATATTGTCTATTGCACTGCCTGCAGCAATGGCTTTGACAGCAGACCCCATAGCTTCACTGGTTGACACAGCATTCATAGGCCGAATCG GTGCAGTGGAGCTTGCTGCTGTAGGAGTTTCAATAGCTCTCTTCAATCAAGTGTCAAGGATTGCAATATTCCCCCTTGTCAGTTGCACAACCTCTTTTGTGGCTGAGGAAGACAGCATCACCGGAGCAAGTCCTCCGGTAGATGAAAGCGAAACCATGGAAGCAGGTCCACCCTCTGATGCTGAAACCAAAGAGTTCCTACCCCAGAAAGGTACCATTGTTGGAAGTATTCAGAAACTAGATTTGGCTGGTGAAAGCTTTGACACAGTTGAGGAGGCGCAACAAAAGAAAAGGCATATCCCTTCGGCTTCATCTGCAATATTTATCGGCGGCATCCTTGGCCTCATCCAGGCAGTACTACTTATATCTGCAGCAAAACCTTTATTGAACTTCATGGGAGTAGCTTCT GACTCTCCTATGCTACACCCTGCGCAACGGTACCTGACACTGCGGTCCCTTGGTGCTCCTGCGGTTCTTCTTTCGTTGGCGATGCAGGGAGTCTTCAGAGGATTTAAGGACACTAGAACTCCTCTATATGCTACTG TGGCTGGAGATGTTACCAATATAGCATTAGATCCTTTATTCATGTTTGTATTTCGCTTAGGCGTCAGCGGTGCAGCCATTGCCCATGTTATATCTCA GTACCTTATTTCAGTTATACTTCTATGGAGGTTGATGGAACAAGTTGATCTTATTCCTCCAAGCATCAAGCATTTGAGATTTGACCGATTTCTTAGAAATG GTTTCCTATTGTTAATGAGAGTCATTGCTGTAACATTCTGTGTGACACTGGCCGCGTCTTTAGCTGCGCGCCACGGATCAACATCCATGGCAGCTTTTCAAGTGTGCCTACAGATTTGGCTGGCAGTGTCTCTTCTGGCTGATGGTCTGGCTGTTGCTGGGCAG GCTATTCTTGCGGGTGCATTTGCTAATAAGGACTATGAGAAGGCCACAACAACTGCTTCGCGAGTATTGCAG ATGGGATTGGTTCTAGGTGTGGGACTTGCATTTATTCTTGGAACAGGATTGCACTTTGGAGCTAAGCTGTTTACTGAAGATGTTAAAGTCCTCCATCTCATTAGAATGGGGATACCG TTTGTAGCATTAACACAACCCCTGAACTCATTGGCATTTGTATTTGATGGTGTCAACTTTGGAGCATCTGATTTCGCATATTCAGCCTTCTCTATG ATTGTGGTGGCCATCATTAGCATAGTATGTTTACTTATCATGTCATCTGCTGGTGGTTTCATTGGAATATGGATTGCTTTGACAATTTATATGTCTCTTAGGGCCTTTGCTGGCTTCTTGAG GATTGGAACAGGATCAGGACCTTGGGAATTCCTATGGAGATGA
- the LOC107614237 gene encoding uncharacterized protein LOC107614237 — MAMALGTKLETFRSYSLLSFIRTLSTSPSTSASVSSSAASQSPKKSKRRKKKNLFEVAQFLPNWGIGYHMAKSHWKEVSYEITKINLYKDGRHGKAWGIAYKNGLPADAPKKISGVHKRCWRYLPNIVKASESSQNLATSTDNDQKVEPQAI; from the exons ATGGCGATGGCGTTGGGTACCAAGCTCGAAACTTTTCGAAGCTATTCCTTACTCAGCTTCATCAGAACCCTAAGCACTTCTCCTTCGACTTCTGCTTCTGTCTCTTCCTCTGCAGCTTCTCAGAGCCCTAAGAAATCAAagcgaagaaagaagaagaacttgTTCGAGGTCGCTCAGTTCCTACCTAATTGGGGAATCGGGTACCACATGGCCAAGAGTCACTGGAAAGAAGTTTCTTATGAAATCACCAAAATTAATCTCTACAAG GATGGAAGACATGGCAAGGCATGGGGAATTGCTTATAAAAATG GCTTGCCAGCCGATGCTCCCAAGAAAATTAGTGGCGTTCACAAGCGCTGTTGGAGGTACCTCCCGAATATAGTAAAAGCCTCGGAAAGCTCACAAAACCTGGCGACCTCAACAGACAATGACCAAAAAGTTGAACCCCAAGCAATTTGA